A genomic window from Prunus persica cultivar Lovell chromosome G2, Prunus_persica_NCBIv2, whole genome shotgun sequence includes:
- the LOC18784856 gene encoding pentatricopeptide repeat-containing protein At4g20740, with protein MPPQSPPPKPQNFTFFHGHRKPSQNRPRVRGGLFSNRVSLPNRRYPIAAPQPQPFELSKWDPHLPQSSPSTSSSNPADTTLLSFLSPIARFILDAFRKNQNHWGPPVVSELRKLRRVTPDLVAEVLKVQNDPVSASKFFHWAGKQKGFKHTYASYNALAYCLNRSNRFRSADQVPELMDSQGKPPSEKQFEILIRMHSDANRGLRVYYVYEKMKKFGVKPRVFLYNRIMDALVKSGYLDLALSVYEDFRGDGLVEESVTFMILIKGLCKMGRMDEMLQLLERMRVNLCKPDVFAYTAMVKVLISEGNLDGCLRVWEEMKRDRVGADVMAYATLVTGLCKGGRVEKGYKLFREMKVKGFLIDRAIYGVLIEGFVADRKVGAACDLLKDLMDSGYRADLGIYNSLIEGLCNAKRVDKAYKIFRVTVQEGLQPDFATVNPILVSYAEMRRMDNFCDMLAEMEKFDFPVIDDLSKFFSFMVGKEDGVPLALEVFGELKVKGYYSVGIYNILMGSLHKSGKVKKALSLFNEMKDVDLQPDASTYSIAIMCFVEDEDIHEACASHNKIIEMSCVPSISAYCSLARGLCKVGEIDTVMLLVRDCLASVTSGPMEFKYSLTILHACKSNNAEKVIEVLNEMMQQGCPLDDVIYSAIISGMCKHGTIEEAMKIFSNLKERKLLTEANMFVYDEVLIEHVKKKTADLVVSGLKFFGLESKLKAKGCKLLSG; from the coding sequence ATGCCACCTCAGTCCCCACCCCCTAAACCCCAAAACTTCACCTTCTTCCACGGCCACCGCAAACCCTCACAGAACCGCCCTAGAGTCCGCGGCGGCCTCTTCTCCAACCGCGTCTCCCTCCCAAACCGCAGATACCCCATCGCCGCCCCCCAACCTCAGCCCTTCGAACTCTCCAAATGGGATCCACACCTCCCCCAATCCTCGCCGTCCACTTCATCATCCAACCCTGCTGACACGACACTCCTCTCATTTCTCTCCCCTATCGCGCGCTTCATTCTCGATGCGTTCCGCAAGAACCAGAACCACTGGGGCCCACCAGTCGTCTCGGAGCTCCGAAAGCTCCGCCGGGTTACGCCCGACCTCGTCGCCGAGGTGCTCAAGGTCCAAAACGACCCCGTCTCCGCTTCCAAGTTCTTCCACTGGGCAGGTAAGCAAAAGGGTTTCAAGCACACTTATGCTTCCTACAATGCCTTGGCCTATTGTCTGAACAGGTCCAACCGGTTCCGGTCCGCGGACCAAGTCCCAGAGTTGATGGACTCGCAGGGCAAACCGCCCAGCGAGAAACAGTTTGAGATTCTCATCAGAATGCACTCCGATGCCAATAGAGGTCTTAGGGTTTATTACGTGtatgaaaaaatgaagaaatttggggtTAAACCCAGGGTTTTCTTGTACAATAGGATCATGGATGCATTAGTGAAGTCGGGTTATTTGGATTTGGCATTATCGGTTTACGAAGACTTTAGGGGTGATGGGCTGGTCGAGGAGAGTGTTACTTTTATGATCTTGATAAAGGGTCTTTGTAAAATGGGAagaatggatgaaatgttgcaGCTTTTGGAGAGAATGAGGGTGAATTTGTGTAAACCGGACGTGTTTGCATACACGGCAATGGTTAAGGTTTTGATTTCAGAGGGGAACTTGGACGGCTGTTTGAGGGTTTGGGAGGAAATGAAGAGAGATAGGGTAGGGGCAGACGTTATGGCATATGCAACTCTGGTTACGGGTCTGTGTAAGGGAGGGAGGGTGGAGAAAGGATACAAGTTGTTTAGGGAGATGAAGGTTAAGGGTTTCCTGATTGATAGAGCTATTTACGGGGTGTTGATTGAGGGGTTCGTGGCAGACAGGAAGGTTGGAGCGGCATGTGATTTGTTGAAGGATTTGATGGATTCAGGGTATAGGGCAGATTTGGGGATATATAATTCTCTTATTGAGGGTTTATGTAATGCGAAGCGGGTTGACAAAGCTTATAAGATTTTCCGAGTTACAGTTCAAGAGGGTCTTCAGCCAGATTTTGCTACGGTGAATCCCATTTTGGTGTCTTATGCTGAGATGAGAAGAATGGATAACTTTTGCGATATGCTTGCAGAGATGGAGAAATTTGATTTTCCTGTTATTGATGATCTTTCAAAATTCTTTTCCTTTATGGTAGGAAAGGAGGATGGAGTACCGTTAGCTTTGGAAGTGTTTGGGGAGTTGAAGGTTAAAGGTTATTATAGTGTTGGAATCTACAATATCCTTATGGGATCCCTCCACAAATCTGGGAAAGTGAAGAAAGCATTGTCTCTCTTTAATGAAATGAAGGATGTGGATTTGCAGCCCGATGCGTCTACTTATAGCATTGCAATTATGTGTTTTGTTGAAGATGAGGACATCCATGAGGCTTGTGCCTCTCATAATAAGATAATTGAGATGTCTTGTGTTCCTTCTATCTCTGCTTACTGTTCTCTTGCAAGAGGTCTTTGCAAAGTTGGCGAGATTGATACAGTTATGCTGCTTGTTCGTGACTGCTTAGCCAGTGTGACAAGTGGGCCCATGGAATTCAAGTATTCTCTTACCATTCTCCATGCATGTAAATCTAATAATGCTGAGAAGGTGATTGAAGTACTAAACGAGATGATGCAGCAGGGTTGTCCTCTGGATGATGTTATATACTCTGCTATAATCTCTGGCATGTGTAAGCATGGAACAATAGAGGAGGCAATGAAgatattttctaatttgaaaGAGCGCAAACTTTTAACAGAAGCCAACATGTTTGTGTATGATGAAGTATTAATTGAACacgtgaagaagaagacggcAGATCTGGTGGTGTCAGGATTGAAGTTTTTTGGTTTAGAATCCAAGTTGAAAGCAAAGGGTTGTAAACTGCTGTCGGGATGA